From Lathamus discolor isolate bLatDis1 chromosome 15, bLatDis1.hap1, whole genome shotgun sequence, a single genomic window includes:
- the PPP1R26 gene encoding protein phosphatase 1 regulatory subunit 26, with protein sequence MFLMNASPLVALQTKWESFGPARNCRYPVCYPEPEEDISRTSVSAKVQMVINNLQSQESPLGMNNEYGCIMQKKQQGEKGSSNRVTSSTALLQKHPQYTQCGSPADSDDTEEEEGVGFRRLLLDSDSDDSVDRGIEEAIQEYLKAKSQSDQSLQRGAECSENVSGDKSLKREFSQNKVASNLLPVKFKAEMLSEEYLSDHLGIGKRLQPASPQSVSSDDSFEQSIHAEIVQFLNEKKQQEIGKCVTGEEKKDSHVRSALKCSKEATNKPNCGAMKQGCSTLLLRHCAKLRKPSTQAKGLQSKTQPEPSDFSRMNPAYLEMATASQPWGVEQDEESGANYWETRGALVSESVHTSDSSSDDGIEEAIQLYQLEKIRREAGHATDCVPLQREELPTKGLADISASLTISSTTSASPEIHKSPISNKRKETDSRSTELENTSNDFNKLFKPLKKARHFALPENKIAACELTLQASCRADTSAELMCAEAILDISKTIMPSQMGSDSKSLAADSFFSPQLLSSSRCDSDSSLVDSDDSIEQEIRAFLALKAQSENLGTKPPSLSHSLQMPLPSDQNSLASTLEPPLPKSLKLSLNRKKRLKREGRIAKQGASKPPEQVETGLFQPGNYPKLAVLQEERAPSSLTELCDAQRLGSKEPRQQQLLASKLSGSDGKCVALDSVNPLMQVQSSTRKPVKNSIQTPERDGSDDESSSLDSDEDLDSAIKDLLRSKRKLKKKSKEQKSHCKKRVRFSETEAQLLDGFSSLQQGRNPVLLKSCLSKPRKAAKENAARLPPDNTNVRPPSEKPETVKNSDFNLQLRKGSKPRPVTSQNNLQAAKNRQCTFTAPSGADDSSSVDSDDSIEQEIRKFLAEKAKDSASNSELQKDDGALDLLRVTRQTATKGKAKPQLAESELDLVLGRSDKPEVSQQTEELKKSLGTEGKGAMLHGSGKCASSAENVHTTGRSKAKQGLVGVKGAAAGEVSGSTAGKKAVPNPEPVQKTLPPKSSKTRGGKVRKVVAAKSRSKRKNTFHLKISSKFIAGLKCARDRKKSMLLSKRQKAESLLAQSSALGTEAASQDADVLNQGRGAPSPKDEFSGESPTAIKESSSQKLTGEGSSPHVAETCGRLDAAPLPVREEAGGCERAGAAAEQSGSPSSLPLQEQSVAAVKVDKVCRGTSKAESAQMWIEAGDIHKDSWADPNVDAPRPAHSVAVLQADKVSRDATQQGIPVCSKGGNNQQDKSPAPSLACPPQELNVTVVAVDKTGGGACTDNSTQMCNEKGKAVCQDSDRQEGMQVSSSSLEGKIPVLESRETSCEVDQGQEVVDKPCARVPELPAGICPDSLSK encoded by the coding sequence ATGTTCCTGATGAATGCTTCTCCTTTGGTAGCTCTTCAGACAAAGTGGGAGTCCTTTGGACCAGCGAGGAATTGTAGATACCCTGTTTGCTACCCTGAACCTGAAGAAGACATCAGTAGAACCTCTGTAAGTGCAAAAGTTCAGATGGTCATAAACAACCTGCAAAGTCAAGAGTCTCCCCTGGGTATGAACAATGAGTATGGTTGTATTATGCAGAAGAAACAACAGGGAGAAAAGGGCAGCAGTAACAGAGTCACATCTAGCACTGCGTTGCTGCAGAAGCATCCGCAGTACACCCAGTGTGGGAGCCCTGCTGACTCGGATGACACCGAGGAGGAAGAGGGTGTGGGGTTTCGGAGACTCCTGCTCGATTCTGATAGCGACGACTCAGTGGACCGAGGTATAGAGGAAGCCATTCAGGAGTACTTGAAAGCAAAGAGCCAGAGTGACCAGTCCTTGCAGAGGGGTGCAGAGTGTTCTGAAAACGTAAGCGGAGACAAAAGCTTGAAGAGAGAATTCTCACAGAACAAAGTGGCAAGTAACCTTCTCCCTGTGAAATTCAAAGCTGAGATGCTCTCTGAAGAGTACCTGTCTGACCACCTGGGCATCGGGAAAAGGCTGCAGCCTGCTTCCCCTCAGAGCGTCAGTAGCGACGACTCATTTGAACAGAGCATACACGCTGAAATAGTGCAGTTCTTGAAtgagaagaagcagcaagaaattGGTAAATGTGTAactggggaggagaagaaagattCCCATGTGAGATCTGCCCTGAAATGCAGCAAAGAAGCGACAAACAAACCGAACTGTGGTGCTATGAAGCAAGGTTGTAGCACGCTGCTCTTGAGACACTGTGCCAAGCTGCGGAAACCCAGCACGCAGGCCAAGGGTTTGCAGTCTAAAACCCAACCAGAGCCCAGTGACTTCAGCCGGATGAACCCAGCCTATCTGGAAATGGCCACTGCCAGCCAGCCCTGGGGAGTGGAGCAAGATGAAGAGAGTGGAGCTAATTACTGGGAGACCAGGGGAGCACTTGTCAGTGAGAGTGTGCACACATCTGACTCGAGCAGCGATGATGGCATCGAAGAAGCCATTCAGCTTTATCAGCTGGAGAAAATCAGGAGAGAGGCAGGTCACGCAACAGACTGTGTCCCTTTGCAGAGGGAGGAACTTCCTACAAAGGGTCTGGCAGACATTTCTGCAAGCCTAACAATTAGCTCAACAACAAGTGCCTCACCAGAAATCCATAAAAGCCCTATAAgcaacaagagaaaagaaactgattCCAGGTCAACAGAACTCGAAAACACCAGCAATGACTTTAACAAGCTGTTTaaaccactgaaaaaagccAGACATTTTGCACTCCCAGAAAACAAGATTGCTGCTTGTGAGCTCACGCTGCAGGCCTCTTGCAGAGCGGACACATCTGCGGAGCTCATGTGTGCGGAAGCTATCCTTGATATTTCCAAAACAATCATGCCATCCCAAATGGGAAGTGACAGCAAATCGCTCGCTGCAGACTCCTtcttctctccccagctcctctCATCCTCCCGCTGTGACAGCGACAGCAGCCTGGTGGACAGTGATGATAGCATCGAGCAAGAGATCAGGGCTTTTTTGGCTCTGAAAGCACAGTCAGAAAACCTTGGAACAAAGCCTCCCAGCCTGTCACACTCACTCCAGATGCCTTTGCCTTCGGATCAGAACAGCCTTGCCAGTACCCTAGAGCCTCCTCTTCCCAAATCACTGAAGCTATCACTGAATCGTAAAAAGAGACTCAAAAGGGAAGGCAGAATAGCAAAACAAGGTGCATCAAAACCACCTGAGCAGGTGGAGACAGGACTTTTCCAGCCAGGTAACTATCCAAAACTTGCTGTGCTGCAAGAGGAGCGTGCCCCGAGCAGCCTCACAGAGCTCTGTGATGCTCAAAGGCTTGGCAGCAAAGAGccgaggcagcagcagctgctggcttcCAAACTGTCTGGATCAGATGGCAAATGTGTGGCCTTGGACTCCGTAAACCCTCTTATGCAGGTTCAGAGCAGCACAAGAAAGCCTGTGAAAAACTCCATCCAGACTCCAGAGAGGGATGGTTCGGATGATGAGAGCAGTTCTCTGGATAGTGATGAGGACCTGGATAGTGCCATCAAGGACCTTCTGCGGTCTAAAAGGAAGTTAAAGAAGAAGTCCAAGGAGCAGAAATCTCATTGCAAGAAGAGGGTGAGGTTCAGTGAGACAGAAGCTCAGCTGCTGGATGGATTTAGCAGCCTCCAGCAAGGCAGAAATCCTgtgctgctgaagagctgccTCTCCAAACCCAGAAAAGCCGCGAAAGAGAACGCGGCCCGACTTCCTCCTGACAACACAAATGTCAGACCTCCCAGTGAAAAACCAGAGACCGTGAAGAACTCAGACTTTAACCTGCAGCTTAGAAAAGGTTCCAAACCCAGACCAGTCACAAGCCAGAATAACCTGCAGGCAGCTAAAAATAGGCAGTGTACTTTCACAGCGCCGTCGGGCGCTGACGACAGCAGTTCAGTGGACAGCGATGACAGCATTGAGCAAGAAATTAGGAAGTTTTTGGCAGAAAAAGCTAAAGACTCTGCAAGCAACTCGGAGCTACAGAAAGATGATGGAGCTCTGGACCTATTGAGAGTGACCAGGCAAACTGCTACTAAAGGAAAAGCGAAGCCACAGCTGGCTGAAAGTGAGCTTGACCTTGTGCTGGGTCGGAGTGACAAGCCTGAGGTGTCTCAGCAGACTGAGGAGTTGAAGAAGTCTCTTGGGACAGAAGGGAAAGGTGCAATGTTACATGGCAGTGGGAAATGTGCTTCCTCAGCGGAGAATGTTCATACTACTGGTCGGTCAAAAGCTAAGCAAGGACTGGTGGGGGTtaaaggtgctgctgctggtgaggtATCTGGAAGCACAGCAGGTAAAAAGGCTGTCCCTAATCCGGAGCCCGTGCAGAAAACGCTTCCAcctaaaagcagcaaaaccagaggTGGTAAAGTACGAAAAGTAGTTGCTGCAAAGTCCAGGTCCAAGAGAAAGAATACCTTTCACCTCAAAATCTCAAGTAAATTTATTGCGGGTCTAAAGTGTGCTCGGGACAGGAAGAAATCCATGCTTCTGagcaaaaggcagaaagcagagagCTTGCTCGCCCAGAGCAGTGCGTTAGGAACAGAGGCAGCTTCCCAGGATGCAGATGTGCTTAACCAGGGAAGAGGAGCCCCCTCGCCCAAAGATGAGTTTAGCGGGGAGAGCCCCACAGCAATAAAAGAATCCAGTTCTCAGAAGCTCACTGGGGAAGGGTCAAGTCCCCATGTAGCAGAAACCTGTGGAAGACTGGacgctgctcctctgcctgtcagggaggaagcagggggCTGTGAGCgggctggtgctgcagcagagcagtcaGGTTCACCTTCCAGTCTCCCTTTGCAGGAGCAGAGCGTGGCAGCAGTGAAGGTAGATAAGGTTTGCAGAGGAACATCCAAAGCTGAGAGCGCACAGATGTGGATCGAGGCAGGAGATATCCACAAAGACAGCTGGGCTGATCCAAATGTAGATGCTCCACGCCCTGCGCACAGCGTGGCAGTGCTACAAGCAGATAAAGTCAGCAGAGATGCAACTCAGCAGGGTATACCTGTGTGCAGCAAGGGAGGGAATAACCAGCAGGACAAGAGCCCAGCTCCAAGTTTAGCTTGCCCACCACAGGAGCTAAATGTGACAGTGGTAGCAGTGGATAAAACCGGTGGAGGAGCATGTACAGATAACAGCACGCAGATGTGCaatgagaagggaaaagctGTCTGCCAGGACAGTGACAGGCAGGAAGGAATGCAGGTATCCAGCTCCagtttggaaggaaaaatacctgtcctggagagcagggaaaCCAGTTGCGAAGTGGACCAAGGGCAGGAAGTTGTAGACAAACCCTGTGCAAGAGTTCCTGAGCTCCCTGCAGGGATCTGCCCCGATTCCCTCTCTAAATGA